A section of the Rossellomorea marisflavi genome encodes:
- a CDS encoding endonuclease, which translates to MLCGKLLGDGSITQQAGRKPRFAFNHAAKDKEWCFYCYHSLNPYIPLSPPAYKRSMDSRIKKGFSESYYVQSKSNPLITTLRSIWYPDNKKSLPHDYISRHLDALALAWWYQDDGHLKKENEIPRKIILSTESFTHAENQFLINLLYNRFNLHFALDGQNRLLLYDQFQILYFLHLITPYLIPGMHRKIIRLYAIKQSVAASKRTTIYLPALFKLKLPTKEINEQLSILTTLYDEIKRERFYSNVLLNTVEELSTQELKPYQIMIKPGNMELCLIMKSITGLNMSQLSSLCFLMN; encoded by the coding sequence ATGCTGTGCGGTAAGCTATTAGGCGACGGATCCATCACACAACAAGCGGGAAGGAAGCCACGATTCGCTTTCAATCATGCAGCCAAGGATAAGGAATGGTGTTTTTATTGCTATCACTCTTTAAATCCATATATACCCTTATCTCCCCCTGCTTACAAAAGATCAATGGATTCAAGAATCAAGAAGGGATTCTCAGAGTCATACTATGTTCAGTCCAAATCAAACCCTCTAATTACAACCCTTCGCTCGATTTGGTACCCTGACAACAAAAAAAGTCTTCCGCACGATTACATCAGCAGGCATCTTGATGCTTTAGCGTTGGCATGGTGGTATCAGGATGACGGCCACTTGAAAAAAGAAAATGAAATTCCTCGCAAGATCATATTATCTACAGAGAGTTTTACTCATGCAGAAAACCAATTTTTAATAAACCTTCTCTATAATAGATTCAATCTGCACTTTGCTCTGGACGGTCAAAACCGATTACTATTGTACGACCAATTTCAGATCCTCTATTTTCTTCATCTGATCACTCCTTATTTAATCCCAGGAATGCACCGCAAGATAATACGTCTCTATGCCATTAAACAGAGCGTCGCCGCTTCCAAGCGAACGACGATTTACCTACCCGCACTATTCAAATTGAAGCTTCCTACAAAAGAAATAAATGAGCAGCTATCTATTCTCACAACCCTATACGATGAGATTAAAAGGGAGAGATTTTATTCAAACGTGTTGTTAAATACAGTAGAAGAGCTCTCAACTCAAGAACTAAAACCCTACCAAATTATGATAAAACCAGGTAATATGGAGCTTTGTTTAATCATGAAGAGTATTACGGGGTTAAACATGAGTCAATTATCATCTTTATGTTTTTTGATGAATTAG
- a CDS encoding flagellin encodes MRINHNIAALNTHRQLNSATNAQSKSMEKLSSGLRINRAGDDAAGLAISEKMRGQIRGLDMAAKNAQDGVSLIQTAEGALNETHAILQRMRELSNQSANGTSTDSDRTAMQDELNQLTSEINRIGNTTEFNTQKLLNGGVGSSDGAKISDAKSAEIVGATTYVGNADATNLTSATIKVDGKTFDVTSVLAKDFSVLADAGPPAVEATAITKDELIEQLGNVTSGGTKLSDLVDIKDNGTALTFTAKSQGASSSITIEADDNAAAVMLGFANAAATGTEVKGTPATVERHGVQAATALTGGNTVAANSTFKVNVGSESAVTVTLKEGKTYDTGNSDSNVAKAAMEDLVKDLNASLQEAGISDKVTVSLSKDNEIQFISESGKDISLTDGTGGPLAQVGFTVNTGNVTDKLGNVSQVVGPGAQGTGYNTKFQIGANTGQSMSLSINDMRSAALGITGNAGQAGFTSSNSVTNGTNDIQAEAALNISNKEDASKSIDVIDKAIASVSSERGKLGAVQNRLEHTINNLGTSSENLTAAESRIRDVDYTLAA; translated from the coding sequence ATGAGAATCAATCACAATATCGCTGCATTGAACACGCACCGTCAATTGAACAGTGCGACAAATGCTCAATCTAAATCAATGGAAAAACTATCTTCAGGTCTTCGTATCAACCGTGCAGGAGACGATGCTGCTGGATTAGCAATCTCTGAAAAAATGCGTGGTCAGATTCGTGGATTGGACATGGCTGCTAAAAATGCCCAAGATGGTGTTTCCCTAATCCAAACGGCTGAAGGAGCTCTAAATGAAACACATGCAATCCTTCAACGTATGCGTGAACTCTCAAACCAATCCGCCAATGGTACATCTACAGATTCAGACCGTACAGCAATGCAAGATGAATTAAACCAACTCACTTCTGAAATCAACCGTATCGGTAACACTACTGAGTTTAATACTCAAAAGTTGCTTAATGGTGGTGTAGGGTCTAGTGATGGGGCGAAAATTTCAGATGCAAAAAGCGCTGAAATAGTCGGGGCAACAACATATGTTGGGAATGCAGATGCTACAAACTTAACAAGTGCAACAATTAAAGTTGATGGAAAGACATTTGATGTTACATCAGTTCTTGCCAAAGACTTTAGTGTACTTGCTGACGCTGGTCCACCAGCTGTAGAAGCTACTGCTATCACCAAAGATGAACTTATAGAACAATTAGGTAATGTTACTTCTGGGGGAACAAAGTTATCTGATTTAGTGGATATTAAAGACAATGGTACAGCGTTAACTTTTACTGCGAAATCCCAAGGTGCAAGTAGCTCTATTACAATCGAAGCAGACGATAATGCTGCCGCTGTTATGCTAGGGTTTGCAAACGCAGCTGCTACTGGAACTGAAGTGAAAGGAACACCAGCAACTGTTGAACGCCATGGTGTACAAGCAGCTACAGCACTTACAGGTGGAAATACTGTTGCAGCAAACTCCACGTTTAAAGTCAATGTTGGAAGCGAGAGCGCAGTGACTGTAACCCTTAAAGAGGGTAAAACTTATGATACTGGGAATTCAGATTCTAATGTTGCCAAAGCGGCTATGGAGGATCTTGTCAAAGATTTAAATGCGTCTTTACAAGAAGCTGGAATTTCAGATAAAGTTACTGTGTCTTTGTCTAAAGATAATGAAATTCAATTTATTTCTGAATCAGGTAAAGATATCTCTCTGACAGATGGAACAGGTGGACCGCTTGCTCAAGTTGGCTTCACTGTAAATACTGGAAATGTAACGGACAAACTTGGTAACGTATCTCAAGTAGTAGGACCAGGAGCTCAGGGTACTGGATACAATACTAAATTCCAAATCGGTGCAAACACTGGACAAAGTATGTCTCTATCAATTAACGATATGCGTTCTGCTGCACTTGGAATCACTGGTAACGCGGGTCAAGCTGGATTTACTTCTTCTAATTCAGTGACCAATGGAACGAACGACATTCAAGCAGAAGCAGCGCTCAACATTTCCAATAAAGAGGATGCTTCAAAATCAATCGACGTGATTGACAAAGCGATTGCATCTGTATCTTCTGAGCGTGGTAAATTGGGTGCGGTGCAAAATCGTCTAGAGCACACTATTAACAACCTCGGAACTTCTTCCGAAAACCTAACGGCCGCAGAATCTCGAATTCGCGACGTAGATTATACTTTAGCTGCCTAA
- the csrA gene encoding carbon storage regulator CsrA has protein sequence MLVLTRKTGESIQIGDNIEIKVVSIQGDQIKLAIDAPKHIDIHRKEVYLSIKEQNTEASKGIQNLLNLLPKNE, from the coding sequence ATGCTCGTACTCACCAGGAAAACCGGCGAAAGCATCCAAATCGGAGACAACATTGAAATCAAAGTCGTCTCGATCCAAGGAGACCAAATCAAACTAGCGATCGATGCTCCTAAACACATAGACATCCACCGCAAGGAAGTCTATCTATCCATTAAAGAACAAAACACGGAAGCCTCAAAAGGTATCCAAAACCTACTTAACCTCCTCCCGAAAAACGAATAA
- the fliW gene encoding flagellar assembly protein FliW, translated as MNIQTAYHGNITVNDEELFSFPHGVPGFHDEKQFALLPLEDNEWFQILQSTVTPDLAFITTNPFLFFPEYDFELDDASLDQLGNPTTEGIQVLSILTVKDPFKESTANLQAPIIINTVKKSGKQVILTDTNYRTQHQILAQPAGKKG; from the coding sequence ATGAACATCCAAACAGCCTATCACGGCAACATCACTGTCAATGATGAAGAACTTTTTTCATTCCCACATGGGGTACCAGGTTTTCATGACGAAAAACAGTTTGCTCTACTACCTTTAGAGGATAATGAGTGGTTCCAAATCCTCCAGTCTACGGTTACACCCGACCTTGCTTTCATCACGACAAATCCGTTCCTCTTTTTCCCTGAATATGATTTCGAACTTGATGACGCAAGTCTAGATCAACTTGGTAATCCGACAACAGAGGGTATTCAAGTCCTCTCAATCCTGACAGTAAAAGACCCATTCAAGGAATCGACAGCCAATCTCCAGGCACCAATTATCATAAACACAGTGAAGAAAAGTGGGAAGCAAGTCATCTTAACGGACACCAACTACCGCACCCAACACCAAATCCTGGCACAGCCAGCCGGAAAGAAGGGGTGA
- a CDS encoding DUF6470 family protein has product MNVPQIRIQSTNAAISIETTPGQFDMQQPNADVDIQQPQAKMDIERTPSKLTIDQTEARADMDLKSIRRRIEDFANQGYQDWLEGMARVSGDGDELMMIENGGNALAEQADRNSASPIYDFNIGFIPSAGSVKIGYDPGNVRVNIEPKQVINNTRTNKPIVDFTPAKVNIAMQRYADLKIDWVAPGENLNKGM; this is encoded by the coding sequence ATGAATGTCCCGCAAATCCGTATCCAATCAACCAATGCCGCGATCTCCATTGAGACCACACCAGGCCAATTCGATATGCAGCAACCAAATGCGGATGTAGACATCCAGCAGCCACAGGCCAAGATGGACATTGAACGAACTCCGTCCAAACTAACCATCGATCAAACTGAAGCCAGGGCGGATATGGATCTCAAATCAATCAGAAGGCGGATTGAAGATTTTGCGAATCAAGGCTATCAGGACTGGCTCGAGGGCATGGCGCGCGTCTCGGGGGACGGCGATGAGCTCATGATGATCGAAAACGGTGGAAATGCCTTGGCCGAACAGGCGGACCGCAACAGTGCGAGTCCAATTTATGACTTTAATATAGGCTTCATCCCATCGGCCGGCAGCGTCAAAATCGGGTACGATCCGGGAAACGTAAGGGTGAACATTGAGCCCAAACAGGTCATCAACAATACCCGGACGAATAAACCAATTGTCGACTTCACACCAGCGAAAGTGAACATCGCCATGCAACGATATGCGGACCTTAAAATCGACTGGGTCGCACCAGGTGAAAATCTAAACAAAGGAATGTGA
- the flgL gene encoding flagellar hook-associated protein FlgL, translating into MRVTQSMLTNNSMRNLSSSYSRMGQLQDQLSTGKKITRPSDDPVVAMKGMFYRSNVSGVEQYKRNLSELYLWMDNSEAGLEQGNQGLQRVRELVLQGKNGTLSEDDKKAVAAEIGQIKQDMITIAETKVGSRYIYHGTDVNKSPIKDKAPADGSAPQVADNLGNTAIGDYIVEVSPGVTLKANVTPGKVFNQEMFDTLHSIQKAFESNDDTDLDDMLNKLDRVIEKLSSERSDLGARYNRLEMVDDRLSQQETMAKRIMSDNEDAEIERVITDLKSQESVHRAALSVGARIMQPTLMDFLR; encoded by the coding sequence ATGCGCGTAACCCAAAGCATGCTGACTAATAACTCAATGAGGAATCTCAGTTCTTCTTACAGCCGGATGGGCCAACTTCAGGATCAGCTCTCCACCGGCAAAAAGATCACCCGTCCTTCAGACGATCCAGTCGTCGCCATGAAGGGAATGTTCTACCGCTCCAATGTAAGCGGGGTGGAGCAGTATAAGCGGAATCTGTCTGAACTGTATTTGTGGATGGATAATTCGGAAGCTGGATTAGAACAAGGCAACCAAGGGCTTCAACGGGTCCGGGAGCTAGTTCTCCAAGGGAAAAATGGAACCCTTTCAGAAGATGATAAGAAAGCCGTAGCCGCTGAAATTGGACAGATTAAACAGGATATGATCACCATCGCCGAAACTAAAGTCGGCAGTCGCTACATCTACCACGGGACCGACGTGAATAAATCTCCGATCAAGGACAAAGCACCAGCAGACGGAAGTGCGCCACAGGTTGCTGATAATCTTGGTAATACAGCCATCGGAGATTATATCGTAGAGGTATCACCTGGAGTTACTTTGAAGGCAAATGTCACACCGGGTAAAGTTTTTAATCAGGAGATGTTTGATACGCTGCACTCTATTCAGAAAGCATTTGAGTCGAATGATGATACGGACCTAGATGACATGCTGAATAAACTGGATCGTGTCATTGAAAAACTATCGTCGGAACGATCCGACCTAGGAGCTCGCTACAATCGTTTAGAAATGGTCGATGACCGTCTTTCTCAACAAGAAACAATGGCGAAGCGCATCATGTCTGATAATGAAGATGCTGAAATTGAGCGGGTCATCACTGATTTAAAATCACAGGAAAGCGTCCACCGTGCAGCACTCAGCGTTGGGGCAAGAATCATGCAGCCGACCCTGATGGACTTTTTACGATAA
- the flgK gene encoding flagellar hook-associated protein FlgK, whose translation MRSTFMGLETAKRGMYTQQGALYTTGHNISNANTPGYSRQRVNFNPTEAFPSPGFNSPRIPGQLGTGVEAGSIQRVRDSFLDLQYRNENNKLGYWENKMESMQKMEEIMNEPSESGLSSTMDSFWKSLQDLASDTSNTGARSVVIQRGKAVAETFNYLSTSLTSVRKDLQNELAVTEKQINSLTRQIDQVNKQIAEVEPHGYLPNDLYDERDRLLDQLSTLVPIKTSYQSNGGASSAIAEGSVSVSLVGKDGDFAIRLVDKAGVNELSLSTKGPQESVDSVKIGNQTLDINSFLSQGEGKLRGLIDSYGYTNKDGKATGSYVAMIDELDNMAYVFAKAFNEQHQQGLTVAQMEDPNFDPEDFESTTPKFFKDGKAPGADLEDVNKEGFAQRIQIADEMSNPDNIATAGIGNPTAGDTSNIQKLADLITTTKLPYGEKESSFQGHFESVIGKMAVESQESVKLTKNSNVLRSSVDERRMSVSGVSLDEEMTDMIKFQHAYNASARMITLQDEMLDKIINGMGTVGR comes from the coding sequence ATGCGATCCACATTCATGGGCCTTGAAACAGCCAAAAGGGGCATGTACACCCAGCAGGGGGCCCTTTACACGACCGGACACAATATTTCGAATGCCAACACACCGGGCTATTCCCGGCAACGCGTCAACTTCAACCCAACTGAAGCTTTCCCATCCCCGGGCTTTAACAGTCCCAGGATTCCCGGACAGCTTGGTACAGGAGTCGAAGCGGGTTCAATCCAGCGCGTAAGGGACTCCTTCCTTGACCTTCAATACCGCAATGAAAACAATAAACTCGGATACTGGGAAAACAAGATGGAATCCATGCAGAAGATGGAAGAAATCATGAACGAGCCTTCTGAATCTGGATTGTCTAGTACGATGGACTCTTTCTGGAAGTCCCTGCAGGATTTGGCGAGTGATACATCGAATACCGGCGCACGTTCCGTTGTGATCCAACGCGGAAAAGCCGTGGCAGAAACCTTTAACTATTTGTCCACATCACTGACAAGCGTCAGAAAAGACCTTCAAAATGAACTGGCCGTGACTGAAAAGCAAATCAATTCCCTCACAAGGCAGATCGATCAAGTGAACAAGCAGATTGCTGAAGTAGAACCACACGGCTATCTTCCGAATGATCTCTACGATGAGCGTGATCGCCTATTGGATCAACTCTCAACCCTTGTGCCAATCAAGACAAGCTATCAGTCGAATGGAGGAGCTTCCTCTGCAATAGCAGAAGGCTCAGTATCTGTGAGTCTCGTTGGCAAGGATGGAGATTTCGCTATCAGACTGGTGGATAAGGCCGGTGTGAATGAACTCTCCCTTTCGACCAAAGGACCGCAAGAATCAGTTGACTCTGTGAAAATCGGCAATCAAACCCTGGACATCAACAGCTTCCTTAGCCAAGGGGAAGGAAAACTTCGTGGTTTGATCGATTCGTATGGGTATACGAATAAAGATGGAAAAGCTACGGGATCCTATGTGGCTATGATTGACGAACTTGATAATATGGCCTATGTATTTGCGAAGGCATTCAATGAACAGCATCAGCAAGGACTCACGGTCGCGCAGATGGAAGATCCGAACTTCGATCCTGAAGACTTTGAGTCGACTACGCCGAAATTCTTCAAGGATGGAAAGGCCCCTGGTGCGGACCTTGAAGACGTAAATAAAGAAGGCTTCGCCCAGCGGATCCAGATCGCCGATGAAATGAGCAACCCTGATAACATCGCCACAGCCGGAATCGGAAATCCGACAGCGGGAGACACATCCAACATTCAAAAGCTGGCCGACCTGATCACAACTACCAAACTTCCATACGGCGAAAAGGAATCTTCTTTCCAAGGCCACTTTGAATCTGTCATCGGTAAAATGGCGGTTGAATCCCAGGAGTCCGTCAAGCTTACCAAAAACTCAAACGTCCTTCGTTCCTCCGTCGACGAACGCCGCATGTCCGTAAGCGGTGTATCCCTTGATGAAGAAATGACGGATATGATCAAATTCCAGCATGCTTACAACGCCTCTGCCCGGATGATCACCCTACAGGACGAAATGCTCGACAAAATCATCAACGGCATGGGAACCGTTGGAAGATAA
- a CDS encoding flagellar protein FlgN, which translates to MSLNALTTTLDKLHKLHMSLLDLSKRKTTIIKASEMGQLDGVLKDEQRHLAAIQTVENDRQIHSKQYAESNGRSFDEPPTLLQCMETASQEEKETLSHWHGKLTSIIAELKEQNELNQKLVYQSLQFVNMSLSALQPKEEQTNYTRPNDENKVPAPSRSLFDSKA; encoded by the coding sequence ATGTCACTCAATGCCTTAACCACAACATTAGACAAACTCCATAAACTGCATATGAGCCTCCTCGACCTCTCCAAACGAAAAACCACCATCATCAAGGCGAGTGAGATGGGCCAATTGGATGGCGTATTAAAAGATGAACAACGACATCTTGCCGCTATTCAGACGGTAGAGAATGATCGTCAAATCCATTCCAAGCAATATGCTGAATCGAATGGTCGATCATTTGATGAGCCCCCGACCCTTTTACAGTGCATGGAAACGGCATCCCAAGAAGAGAAAGAAACACTCTCCCATTGGCATGGGAAACTGACGTCCATCATTGCTGAGTTAAAAGAGCAAAATGAACTTAATCAAAAGCTCGTATATCAATCTCTTCAATTTGTGAATATGAGCTTGTCGGCTCTGCAGCCGAAAGAAGAGCAGACCAACTATACAAGACCGAACGATGAGAATAAAGTCCCGGCGCCGAGCCGGTCTTTGTTTGATTCCAAAGCATAG
- the flgM gene encoding flagellar biosynthesis anti-sigma factor FlgM translates to MKINQIGNYNIQAYKQQQNKADQPVKGGSAPSDKVEISSRAKEMQEVSKLESDRQVKVNALKEQVQSGNYTIQAGAIAKSLKQFYHGE, encoded by the coding sequence TTGAAGATTAATCAGATCGGGAACTACAATATCCAAGCATATAAGCAACAACAAAACAAAGCTGACCAACCTGTCAAAGGGGGAAGTGCTCCTTCGGATAAGGTGGAAATTTCTTCACGGGCTAAAGAAATGCAGGAAGTGTCCAAATTGGAAAGCGATCGCCAAGTCAAAGTTAATGCATTGAAAGAACAGGTACAGAGCGGAAACTATACGATCCAGGCAGGGGCCATCGCCAAAAGCCTGAAGCAATTCTATCACGGAGAATAA
- a CDS encoding TIGR03826 family flagellar region protein has product MSEVNNCPRCNALFMKSRFREVCEACHKSEETLFETVIHFLKKRENRAASIARVVDVTGVEEELLHKWVRKGRIQSRQFPNMGYPCDRCGRIIHSARICEGCQTSLIQDLKQHETDEQWKRSLKESGPTYYTYKKGK; this is encoded by the coding sequence ATGTCAGAAGTAAACAACTGTCCGCGCTGCAACGCGTTATTCATGAAAAGCCGCTTCCGCGAAGTATGTGAAGCATGCCATAAATCAGAAGAAACCCTCTTCGAAACCGTCATCCACTTCCTGAAAAAACGCGAAAACCGTGCCGCGTCCATCGCACGCGTAGTCGACGTTACCGGCGTAGAGGAAGAACTGCTTCACAAATGGGTACGAAAAGGCCGCATCCAATCAAGACAGTTCCCGAACATGGGCTACCCATGTGACCGGTGCGGAAGGATCATCCACAGCGCAAGAATCTGCGAAGGGTGCCAAACGTCCCTTATCCAAGACCTAAAACAGCATGAAACGGATGAACAATGGAAGCGATCCCTCAAGGAGTCAGGTCCTACGTACTATACTTACAAAAAGGGAAAATGA
- a CDS encoding ComF family protein, translated as MPRDCLYCGEGLDEKMSWGALFQRDTRLLCDECDRGLVRIEGGCPGCSRPETEGGLCRDCMVWNRHTEWNGVLERNVSLFQYNEFMKEVLARYKYRGDYVLAKASASLMRTAIPKADLLVPIPLSPERLYERGFNQSKALLDEAGLPCHELLTRIHTEKQSKKTKRERVTGAQVFRIPETDLSGKKILLIDDIYTTGTTVRHAASLLKKAGAREVSSFTIARG; from the coding sequence ATGCCACGTGACTGCCTGTACTGTGGGGAAGGCCTCGATGAAAAAATGAGCTGGGGGGCTTTATTTCAAAGGGACACCAGACTCCTATGCGACGAATGTGACAGGGGATTAGTGCGGATCGAGGGCGGATGCCCGGGCTGTTCGCGCCCTGAAACGGAAGGCGGTCTCTGCCGTGACTGCATGGTGTGGAACCGACACACTGAATGGAACGGGGTGCTGGAGAGGAACGTCTCTCTTTTCCAATACAACGAATTCATGAAAGAGGTCCTCGCGCGCTACAAATACAGAGGGGATTACGTTCTGGCAAAGGCATCGGCTTCTCTCATGCGAACGGCTATCCCGAAAGCAGATCTCTTGGTTCCCATCCCCCTCAGCCCCGAGCGACTATACGAACGTGGATTCAATCAGTCAAAGGCGCTCCTGGATGAAGCAGGACTCCCTTGCCATGAACTCCTCACGAGAATTCACACGGAAAAGCAATCGAAGAAGACGAAACGGGAGCGGGTGACAGGCGCGCAGGTTTTCCGTATCCCCGAGACGGATTTATCAGGAAAGAAGATCCTCCTCATCGACGACATCTATACGACGGGCACGACCGTCAGGCATGCGGCCAGCCTTTTGAAAAAAGCGGGGGCTAGGGAAGTATCATCATTCACGATTGCCAGGGGTTAA
- a CDS encoding DEAD/DEAH box helicase produces MDEVPCDGTLVHEHYLHGYVSYGPGVQAGICQRCGNGSRGRFGEFECARCGKLCRYCRNCLMMGRVSECTPLLTWNGPPPRVKNDAPFAWEGTLSPAQQEASTELVTAVKENRDLLVWAVCGAGKTEVLFEGIHEALRSGKRVCLATPRTDVILELSPRLKKVFPKTDLITLYGGSEERQLYGQIVLTTTHQLFRFKGAFDVMIVDEVDAFPYSFDSSLQFAVEKARKPSSSLVHLTATPDAATQRECRMGRRNHFRIPARFHRHPIPSPRFAWCGNWQKSLEKGKIPPPLKKWTLQRLHTSTPALIFFPSVAIMNKALPLFQAIHPLIESVHAEDPERKEKVMKMRKFEMPILLTTTILERGVTIPGIDVAVLGSEETIFTESALVQISGRVGRSSDQPNGDIVYFHHGKTGEMIKARTHINDMNREAGKRGLIDAT; encoded by the coding sequence ATGGATGAGGTACCGTGTGATGGGACGCTCGTTCATGAGCATTATCTACATGGCTACGTCTCATACGGTCCTGGTGTGCAGGCTGGAATTTGTCAGCGCTGCGGGAACGGTTCGCGCGGCCGTTTTGGTGAGTTTGAATGCGCCCGCTGCGGGAAGTTATGCCGCTATTGCCGGAACTGTCTGATGATGGGGAGGGTGTCCGAGTGTACGCCCCTTCTGACTTGGAATGGCCCGCCTCCCCGTGTGAAAAATGATGCGCCTTTTGCATGGGAGGGGACGCTGTCTCCTGCGCAACAGGAGGCATCCACCGAACTCGTTACAGCTGTGAAAGAAAATCGGGATCTTCTGGTATGGGCCGTGTGCGGTGCTGGTAAGACGGAGGTACTGTTCGAGGGAATCCATGAGGCTCTCAGGAGCGGTAAGCGCGTCTGTCTCGCCACTCCTAGGACCGATGTCATCCTGGAGCTTTCTCCTCGCTTGAAAAAAGTGTTTCCCAAGACCGATCTGATCACACTCTACGGTGGTTCCGAGGAACGCCAGTTATACGGGCAAATTGTGCTGACCACCACGCATCAGCTGTTCCGGTTCAAGGGAGCATTCGATGTCATGATCGTCGACGAGGTCGATGCCTTTCCCTATTCTTTCGATTCATCCCTTCAGTTCGCCGTGGAGAAAGCAAGAAAACCATCTTCCTCCCTCGTCCATCTCACGGCAACGCCAGATGCAGCAACGCAGCGGGAGTGCCGCATGGGACGGCGGAATCATTTCCGGATCCCGGCGCGCTTTCATCGTCACCCCATTCCATCCCCGCGCTTTGCCTGGTGTGGTAACTGGCAGAAATCGTTGGAAAAAGGAAAGATCCCTCCGCCACTGAAGAAGTGGACGCTACAAAGATTGCATACCTCAACCCCTGCCCTCATCTTTTTCCCCAGCGTAGCCATCATGAACAAAGCCCTTCCATTGTTCCAAGCCATTCACCCCCTGATCGAGTCCGTTCATGCCGAGGATCCTGAACGAAAGGAGAAGGTCATGAAGATGCGTAAGTTCGAGATGCCGATTCTTCTTACCACGACGATCCTCGAACGGGGAGTCACTATTCCCGGCATTGATGTCGCGGTCCTCGGGTCCGAGGAAACCATCTTTACCGAGAGTGCCCTTGTGCAAATCTCTGGCAGGGTGGGGAGGAGTTCCGATCAGCCGAACGGGGACATTGTGTACTTTCACCACGGCAAGACCGGCGAGATGATCAAAGCACGCACCCATATTAATGATATGAACAGGGAAGCCGGGAAAAGGGGGCTCATCGATGCCACGTGA
- a CDS encoding S66 peptidase family protein gives MMKPAALHKGDRVAVVAPAGTPVKEHLMQGVKVLEEMGLEVMIGRHVFDVEEDWAEMDRKRVDDLHDAFFDTSIRGIFCANGGFGSARIAPMLDYERIAKNPKVFWGYSDITYLLNAIQKWSGLTTFHGPMVASDLNVEQRTAETVASFLTLFNGKSSVYDSSHSSLNVITDGKGEGHLVGGNMTLLTNGLGTPYQVDAAGAILLLEDVGEPAFKIDMMLTHLQQAGVFNDVQGVVIGNFQVEPDEYSRIRRVLQDFFERAPFPVVENFSIGHCQPNYSVPLGVQAKLTTSPPTLLIESGVR, from the coding sequence ATGATGAAACCAGCGGCTTTACATAAAGGTGACCGTGTGGCAGTTGTTGCGCCGGCTGGAACGCCGGTAAAAGAGCACCTCATGCAGGGTGTGAAGGTCCTAGAAGAGATGGGGTTAGAGGTGATGATTGGTCGGCATGTGTTTGATGTGGAAGAGGATTGGGCTGAGATGGACCGGAAGCGGGTGGATGATCTTCATGACGCCTTTTTTGACACATCCATAAGGGGTATTTTTTGCGCTAATGGCGGATTCGGTTCAGCTCGGATTGCTCCCATGCTTGATTATGAAAGGATTGCTAAAAATCCAAAGGTGTTCTGGGGATACAGCGATATTACCTATCTCTTGAATGCCATTCAGAAGTGGAGCGGTTTGACTACGTTCCACGGTCCCATGGTCGCGTCTGATTTGAATGTGGAGCAACGAACAGCAGAAACCGTCGCCTCTTTTCTCACATTATTTAATGGAAAATCTTCAGTCTACGATTCCAGCCATTCTTCTCTTAATGTCATTACTGATGGTAAAGGAGAGGGGCATTTGGTGGGCGGGAATATGACCCTCCTCACCAATGGACTGGGTACTCCTTATCAGGTGGATGCCGCGGGAGCGATCCTGCTACTTGAAGATGTCGGGGAACCTGCGTTCAAAATCGATATGATGCTGACACATCTTCAGCAGGCAGGAGTATTCAATGATGTCCAAGGAGTGGTGATCGGGAATTTTCAAGTGGAACCGGATGAATATTCTAGGATACGCAGAGTGTTACAGGATTTCTTTGAGCGCGCCCCTTTTCCTGTTGTCGAGAACTTCTCAATCGGTCACTGTCAGCCTAATTACAGTGTTCCACTGGGAGTACAGGCGAAGCTGACCACATCGCCGCCGACACTGTTGATTGAATCAGGGGTAAGGTGA